The Tubulanus polymorphus chromosome 6, tnTubPoly1.2, whole genome shotgun sequence genome includes a region encoding these proteins:
- the LOC141907754 gene encoding uncharacterized protein LOC141907754, giving the protein MAENSATEKSGVGVKLSRAGRSANRRVANALTSACDTAIREHDLLKASINLNNLKRKFSQLEMIDAHLLDEIQSDNEIEQFILEAEDYLNNLNGSIFKFNREIGKMSSLEKQSPVRSTEIKTALLPKLQHPNYNGNLKEWPTFWGLFETSVHLNSQFSEIEKFSYLKSAVSLLKTRFGQNHKISQAYLSALVDLSPPNNEQSSLRKFYDECNCHMRQLNALGTSHDNYGAIFELEIIESTVSLDVKDVSNCTITEPTSTVSQLFLSTGAQNSKKKFVFCEGLHASNECTVVNDVKKRMEILRNKSLCFNCLGDKHHAGNCKSKYSCRMCKKRHHTSICFQTRETPYSVPNSRGVNFSVEEGQNRGIGNEKNRIKSNMTNSVTTQSSSVPIFETESLIQSDDHIETQTVSQNISLCNSFGNVLLKTAVVNIENPYSGSIVSCNTLFDDGSQRSFMTAKMASQLGLKSSRTETLDLGAFGSQNSKVRTLDVVKICIECENSYLIEVSVLVVPMITRPLDMGGFLEIPEFKDLNLANPIHSECKFEVQLLIGSDHYYDFVSSEIIRSKQGPVAIKSCVGYLVSGPTGTSNDKISIMSVLSYPEFSLNCDEIGIEKLSDESFVDKYICDFIWKDNDGRYNVKLPWKTEHDTLTTNYCAVVNRTKSTLKKLSKTPEILKIYSAIIDEQLRRDYIEIVPVDDLHPSSRRVHYLAHHPVYRQSNTTPIRIVFDCSFGSPSLNDSLEPGPALQNDLTGILLRFRLNEIGLCADIEKAFLQIGIDPEDRDVTRFVWFREPGNPDSELVTYRFKRVLFGATCSPFILNCTILHHLRNQVVTENCRTSSDILRNIYVDNILTSCNSEENSLDYLKSSREIFSLAGMNLRSWSSNSEEVRSLAESEKVLEYSNHVNSLGLNWSIEQDIITFKGKVILDEFSGTTKRTIVQNLAKIYDPFGLILPISIRGKILIQTLWRESYDWDTPVPEKFGLQWQRIVSDLNYAIRNMHLKRINQ; this is encoded by the exons ATGGCGGAGAATTCAGCTACCGAAAAATCAGGAGTTGGTGTAAAACTTTCGAGAGCAGGACGTTCAGCAAACAGAAGAGTCGCGAACGCTCTTACCTCTGCATGTGATACAGCTATCAGAGAACACGACTTACTAAAGGCTAGTATTAATTTGAACAATCTCAAACGCAAATTCAGCCAGTTAGAGATGATTGATGCCCATTTATTAGACGAGATCCAGtctgataatgaaatagaacaatttatTTTGGAAGCTGAAGATTATTTGAACAATTTGAATGGcagtattttcaaatttaaccgTGAAATCGGGAAAATGTCTTCGCTAGAGAAACAGTCACCAGTGAGATCAACTGAAATTAAAACAGCTTTACTACCAAAGTTACAACATCCGAATTATAACGGAAATTTGAAAGAGTGGCCAACGTTCTGGGGTTTATTCGAAACGTCGGTTCATCTCAACTCGCAGTTTTCGGAAATCGAAAAATTTAGCTATTTGAAGT CGGCTGTTAGTTTGTTGAAAACGCGATTTGGACAGAATCACAAGATATCACAGGCTTACCTTTCCGCGCTTGTTGATTTAAGTCCACCGAACAACGAACAATCATCCCTGCGTAAATTTTACGACGAATGTAATTGTCACATGCGTCAGTTGAATGCACTTGGAACGTCTCATGATAATTACGGCGCAAT ATTCGAATTAGAAATTATTGAGTCCACTGTATCTCTTGATGTCAAAGATGTGAGTAATTGTACTATTACTGAACCTACAAGCACCGTAAGTCAATTATTCTTATCGACCGGAGCTCAGAATTCTAAAAAGAAGTTTGTTTTTTGCGAAGGTTTGCATGCATCCAACGAGTGCACTGTAGTTAATGATGTTAAAAAGAGGATGGAAATTCTGAGAAACAAATCTTTGTGTTTTAATTGTTTAGGAGATAAGCATCATGCCGGAAACTGCAAGTCTAAATATTCGTGTCGTATGTGTAAAAAGCGACATCACACCAGTATTTGTTTTCAAACGCGGGAAACACCTTATTCTGTTCCGAATTCTAGAGGTGTCAATTTTTCCGTTGAGGAAGGTCAAAACCGTGGTATAGGCAATGagaaaaatagaatcaaaagcAATATGACAAATTCTGTGACAACGCAGTCTTCATCGGTTCCGATTTTTGAAACAGAGTCTTTAATACAAAGTGATGATCACATTGAGACACAAACGGTATCTCAGAATATTAGTTTGTGTAATTCTTTCGGAAATGTTCTGTTGAAGACTGCAGTTGTTAATATCGAGAACCCGTATAGTGGTTCTATTGTGTCCTGTAATACATTGTTCGATGATGGCTCGCAGCGATCATTTATGACGGCCAAAATGGCGAGTCAGTTAGGTTTGAAATCCAGTAGGACTGAAACACTAGATTTAGGTGCATTTGGATCACAGAATTCGAAAGTTAGAACTTTGGATGTCGTAAAAATATGCATCGAGTGTGAGAATTCGTATTTAATCGAAGTATCTGTTTTGGTGGTTCCGATGATTACACGTCCATTAGACATGGGTGGTTTTCTTGAGATTCCtgaattcaaagatttaaatTTGGCTAATCCAATTCACTCAGAGTGCAAATTTGAAGTTCAGCTTTTGATTGGAAGCGATCATTATTACGATTTTGTTAGTTCTGAGATAATCAGATCAAAACAAGGTCCTGTAGCTATAAAATCATGTGTTGGTTATTTGGTGTCGGGTCCGACTGGTACTTCCAATGATAAAATTTCGATAATGAGTGTTTTGTCATACCCTGAATTTTCTTTGAATTGTGACGAAATTGGGATTGAAAAATTATCGGATGAGAGTTTTGTTGATAAGTACATTTGTGATTTTATATGGAAAGACAATGACGGTCGATACAATGTGAAATTACCTTGGAAAACTGAACATGATACGTTAACAACTAATTATTGTGCTGTTGTAAATAGGACTAAATCAACTTTGAagaaactttcaaaaactccggaaattcttaaaatctattcgGCGATTATTGATGAGCAATTGAGACGAGATTATATTGAGATTGTTCCGGTGGATGATTTACATCCATCATCGAGACGAGTACATTATTTGGCACATCATCCTGTGTACAGACAATCGAATACAACTCCAATTCGAATTGTTTTTGATTGTAGTTTTGGATCACCTAGTTTGAACGATAGTTTAGAACCTGGTCCAGCTCTACAGAACGATCTCACAGGTATCTTATTGAGATTTAGATTGAACGAGATTGGTCTTTGTGCGGACATCGAAAAAGCCTTTCTCCAAATAGGCATCGACCCTGAAGATAGGGATGTAACTAGATTCGTTTGGTTTAGAGAGCCAGGAAATCCAGATTCTGAACTAGTAACTTATCGTTTCAAACGAGTATTATTTGGTGCTACCTGTTCtccatttattttgaattgcaCAATTTTACATCATTTACGGAATCAGGTAGTAACTGAAAATTGTCGAACGAGTTCCGATATTCTACGAAACATTTACGTAGATAACATATTGACATCATGCAATTCCGAGGAGAATAGCTTAGATTATCTTAAGTCTTCGAGAGAGATCTTTTCTCTAGCAGGAATGAATTTAAGGTCctggtcttcaaacagtgaagAGGTACGTTCATTGGCAGAATCTGAGAAAGTATTGGAATATTCAAATCATGTGAATAGCTTAGGATTGAATTGGAGTATTGAGCAAGATATTATCACCTTCAAAGGAAAGGTTATATTAGACGAATTCTCTGGTACTACGAAACGGACTATTGTTCAAAATTTAGCCAAGATTTATGATCCGTTTGGTCTTATATTACCAATTTCTATTAGGGGgaaaatattaattcaaacatTGTGGAGAGAATCATATGATTGGGATACACCAGTACCAGAGAAATTTGGTCTACAGTGGCAAAGAATAGTTTCAGATCTGAATTATGCGATCAGAAATATGCAC ttgaaaaggattaatcaataA
- the LOC141907755 gene encoding uncharacterized protein LOC141907755, with product MTTLVLRFINNCKVTVSDRNFDSISADDLNNSEKVWLLCIQRSEYPLVFARLSGDKSFRAPVVDRLTKDLQLFIGNDGLIRSNGRLENADLDDLAKRPILLPKYHQYVNLVIRRSHFRIMHQGVNATVADIRCPLVIKGSGGETSKCHVCLFTCAVSRAVHLELVRDLTPDCFLLALRRFAGRRGLPRTCVSDNATTFTSAYKILDEIISSVEVTDYLSVNRVKWLFIAKRAPWQGGFYERLIGLVKNITKKVLGRALLTYDELNTFLIEVESHLNDRPLTYLTSDVSDLEALTPSMLMFGHRITGLPQPSVRDYELNDPNFCVTRELLTRRMKYISLLLSEYKRRWKGEYLLNLREYQKCKGVDTELVRKGSVVQIHDDGPRLKWRLGVITELHRGKDGKVRNVSLKTARGHTNRALPKLYPLEVYASTDFASVSKYSATKTAGEANVRPKRAAAVAAEEKITAIAAAEQSDNLY from the exons ATGACTACCTTAGTACTTcgtttcataaataattgtaaGGTAACAGTTTCTGATAGAAACTTTGACAGTATTTCGGCTGATGATCTAAACAATTCTGAGAAAGTGTGGTTATTGTGTATTCAAAGATCGGAATATCCTCTGGTGTTTGCGCGATTGTCGGGTGACAAGTCATTTAGAGCTCCGGTTGTTGACAGGTTGACAAAAGATTTACAGTTGTTTATTGGTAATGATGGCTTGATTCGTTCGAATGGTCGGTTAGAGAATGCAGATTTGGACGATTTGGCTAAACGACCAATACTGCTTCCAAAATATCACCAGTATGTCAATTTGGTGATTCGTCGATCACATTTCAGAATAATGCATCAAGGCGTTAATGCTACTGTTGCCGATATTCGAT gtCCACTTGTGATTAAGGGATCTGGTGGCGAAACCTCTAAATGCCAcgtttgtttatttacatgtGCGGTCAGTAGAGCGGTGCATTTAGAGCTAGTTCGGGATTTAACTCCTGATTGTTTTTTGTTAGCGTTACGTAGGTTTGCAGGTCGTAGAGGTTTGCCGAGGACTTGTGTTTCTGATAACGCAACAACATTTACATCGGCGTATAAAATtctagatgaaattatttcatcgGTTGAAGTAACGGACTATCTATCCGTGAACAGGGTGAAATGGCTATTCATAGCTAAGAGGGCCCCCTGGCAAGGGGGGTTTTACGAACGATTGATTGGGTTGGtgaaaaatataacaaaaaaagtaCTCGGTAGAGCTCTACTTACCTATGATGagttaaatacttttttaattgaagTTGAATCTCATTTAAATGATAGGCCGTTGACCTATCTAACTTCAGATGTTTCAGATTTAGAAGCTTTGACGCCATCCATGTTAATGTTCGGTCACCGGATAACCGGGTTACCTCAACCTAGTGTGCGAGATTATGAGTTGAATGATCCGAACTTTTGTGTCACTCGCGAATTGTTAACACGTaggatgaaatatatttccttgCTACTCAGTGAATATAAGAGACGCTGGAAAGGTGAATACTTGTTAAATTTGCGCGAATATCAGAAATGTAAGGGAGTTGATACGGAATTAGTGAGAAAAGGTTCGGTCGTTCAAATTCACGATGATGGGCCACGATTGAAATGGCGACTTGGCGTAATTACGGAATTACATCGTGGAAAGGACGGAAAAGTACGCAATGTTTCGTTAAAAACCGCGAGAGGTCACACGAATAGAGCGTTGCCGAAACTGTACCCTCTCGAAGTTTATGCGTCAACCGATTTTGCATCCGTATCGAAATATTCGGCTACAAAAACAGCGGGAGAAGCGAATGTGCGACCGAAAAGAGCTGCTGCCGTTGCAGCAGAGGAGAAGATCACGGCCATCGCGGCGGCGGAGCAATCCGACAATTTGtattaa